ttattttggaaaaagtaataaaatatatgtagGAATGAATAATTAAGCACCAATGCGACTTCACCTCAAAACagctgaaaagaaaaaaaagaaaagaaaagattatGCTAAGCTAAGAGGATCTTTAATAAAGatattatttgaatgaaaaaaagagtGTTTGAGTGTATCTAATTGCGACAATAGTTAAAGGTTGTTGCTCTCCCTCCATTATCTCCTCCCTTGTTTGTCGTTTGATTTCCTAAAGGAAAGTGCGAGATTCAAATCGCAAATAATCTCAATTActcaagatttaccatatttacTCCTCGATTGCCCTTCTGTCTTCTTAtagggttttctttttcatatcaAATCAAACCAAACCAAATCCAATCTCCTTCTCCTCATATCTCTTGAATCTTGATTAATATTCCATCAATTTCAACCGCTTCTCTTCTGAATTCCTTCTGAATTCTTGAATTGATTCGATGGAGGAGGGAGACAGCGGCAGAATTCCGGTGATCAAGATAAAAATCCCAAAGAAGGCGGGAGAGGAAGAGGGTGTTCCGAGCCACTACTGCAAGGAATGCGACCGGAGCTTCAGCTCGGGGAAGGCGCTGGGAGGGCACATGAGCTCCGCGCATGTTCAAGCTAACAAGGAGTACTCGATGAGGAAGGCGATGAGCTTCaactccaaatccaaatcatCGTCGCCTGGATCTCCTTGCTGCTCCTGCAAGATCTGCGGCAAGGCTTTCCAGTCGCAGAAATCCCTCTTCGGCCACATGCGCTGCCACCCCGACCGGGACTGGCGCGGGATGGAGCCGCCGCGGGAGGAGCTAGGGTTTTTGAGTGGGAAGGCGTGGCCCACTTGCAAGAGGGGGCGCCCGGCGTTGGACAAGGAGAAGGACAAGGTGGAGGATGAGGTGGAGGAGATGTTCAAGGTGGCGGTGCAGGTGCTGGCCACCGGGAAGATGGAGAGGGACTACAAGTGCGATACGTGTGGGAAGGTTTTCAGGAGCCACGAGGCCCTCGGAGGGCACCGGGCCAGCCACAACAAGTTCAAGATGATTATCGTCAACACGAGCACCCGCCATCTCGAGCCCAAGAAGATGCCAAGGAccaagaagatgatgatgatgatgactaAGCCTGATTTTGTCACTAGTGATCCTGGTCCTAGTGATGATCATGTTGATGGTGATGGCGATTCGGCCTCGGCCTCACCCTCCACCATCAGTCCTACCTCAGCCTCGGGTTTTCTCTTTGATATCGATCTCAACATGGCTCCTcccgaggaggaggaggacaAGGGCGTGGAGGAGTCTTCGAATGATAGGCGGTAACAGTCTGGTTCATTACTTTGATTATGTGTTTCTGTTTCTAGGTTTTGTTTTTGctgttttttttggtgttaGTGAGAAGAGACATGGAAATTCAAGTTGCATAGTTCCAATTGTGGTGATAAACCCCtttgtttctttcttctaGCTCTACTCACTAATAATGCTACCAATTTCAACTTTGTTGTTCCAATCTATTGCTTTTCTTGAGATCATATAGCTACAGGCttgattattttgtgattaGCTTCAAGTTCATTAAGCCAGTTTCAGAATGGGATGTCAATCaaattgagattttatatgtAAAAGATCTGAGCAAATTTTAAGTAACAAATACATATTCAAGCCTAATATTTTCTCCAAGATCCCATGggtatgaatgttgaagaacataaaatattgtacCAATGTGAAGCCCTCAGATACAGTATTATCACTATAGGGTTATTCTTAGTGTAAaaatactctttttttttattgaagatgtatgaaaaaaacaaattagtaTCTCATgctatacataaattaatttgatgttaaaagcattataaatatatttgactTACTTTTTGTTCTTATATATTGATTAGATGGAACACAACAGATAATTAACAGTTAGCTTTGttacaaaaaaattgcacACAAAACAGTTAGCTAATTTGTTTGCTCCTAAAATTACTCACTATTATTAGGGATCAAGGTTTTAGGGTCCAACAGCCAGCAGCTGATGctgtcatatatatatgaattttgaattttgaattttgaattttgaattttgaattcatgACTCTATTTCTGATATGAATTGGTTGAACTCAAACCCAAAAGCTAGTTACATATTGGCcaatcactacaaaaaatataacGTATAATGAccaatttttttgtcaataaGAACGTATAAGGACCAATTTGTGTTTATAAATACATTCtcaacatttgaaaaaatgacttCAATCTTGGTATCTCAACTAAGGGACGGCGTATAAAAGCGTCCCAAAACATGCAAAAGTGGTATATATAGTAGACAATCGTAACTTAACTTAAAGCCATTTTTCTTTGTGCCCACGGCTATTTTTTCTACTAACACAAATAatctttctttaattttgaattggtTGACTTCATATCATAATACCAATGTAGACTTGGTATTAGTAGTAGAACTGTAGAATAAACATATGTACtatacaatttataaattcatatatcTTTAATCTAAATCAAATTTGGCCGAATAAACCTTACTATATgctaaatatttcaaaaggatcgacaattttctttttggcgTGATCAAAGAGCTTAGATCTAATCATAGTAAACCATAAGttttccataaatattatacGTAATATATGCTGATTAATGAACTTACGCATTTATAGTCGCACGAGATATTTCAGCAtctcaattatatataaatgacGATTTTCTCTTGGTTTTAACTCTTTTGATATACTCCTACTTagggctggcaatttttgacacgacacgataacacgacacgaaccggcacgaaattaatgggtttgggtcagagcttatcgtgttcgtgtccttatcgggtcgacccattaaggacacgaaaatttcgtgtcgtgttcgtgtcgggttcgtgttatccgttaacaatgcgtgttcgtgtcgtgttcgtgttatccgttaacacataatattttaatattattattcttattaacacataatattttaatattattattcttattattttcatttttcaatacttattttcgtgtcattaatgggttcgtgtcgtgttcgtgtcgtgttgacccgaaacggttcgtgtcgttaatgggttcgtgtcgtgttcgtgtctgagggtagcgggtcgtgttcgtgttcgtgtttgaggttttcttaacgggtcgtgttcgtgtttgttgttatcgtgttcgtgtcgttatcgtgtcgacacgataacgacccgacacgcacgatttgccacccctactcctactatatccaaaatcaaattatgagatgcttttgttttcttatttttctcagTTATATATTTGCATACGTCTgcaaaaagtatttttattttattttattaaaatcaattttctttttctgattCCAATCTTCGACTATCCTAGATTGAAGCTCCTAGGATGGGCCGCAAATAtcttgtattaaaaaaaatgaattcgaATGCTAAAATATCTTGATAGCATTATTTTGCCTACATAATCCAGTTAAGCCGTTTATGGTGATTGGTGACCTATTTGGTATTGATTATGTTGAGCTAGCATTACTTTTGATTATATGGGacctatatatttaattatttggtttaTATCGCCTATATAATCGACGGGGTACAAAAATGTtctattcaaaatatttgtaaaactAACCTTTTTCATACGGATCACATATATCCACGTgtatatttaaaagaaaaaattggagGTTTTATCAGATAAAGCAAAACTCTCCACGTTTTTCGTGAGTCTGTTatcctttaatttttaattataaatgttattttagattaattgcataatagcaataatttataaatattatatctcAGTCATATCTATCTAAACTGGTAGATTGCAGCTTTAGAGAATGCTACAAATTGTAATACTACTActgtttataaattattaatatcttacaagatagtattaattatactgAAAATATCTTAATTGTCAATAGCTTACGAGGTATATAttgaaaaccctaattattgataaatatgattttattttcataatttgatttctctatatacaaaatagaaTTAGATTATagcattttcaaaatataaagttaataagtagtactatgaaaaatattaaagtattataatcaatttaataaattcatgAACTCGTAGTActaaattagaaatatatgaAGTCGTGCTAATTCTAAAATCGtgttaataaatactccttccattcataataagagtcacattttgccatttcgatccgtccacaataagagtcatgtttcacttttttactataaatagtaagtagatctcacattccactaatacacttcactcacattctattataaaaccaatataaaaagtggactttatgttccactaactttatattccttatatttattaaaagtcGTATCCAtactaaatattactcctattgtgagacggagagagtagatTAATAGTGTAaacttaaaattcattttaaaattacttttggATTCAAGTTGAAACTTTCACCGACAATGAAAAGTATGTTGCATAAGCAATAATATGTGCGTGAATTGGTTAAACGATAGAATGGTAATATTGATCCAAGTTTGAATCATACCGCCCaatctttaaatattttgaatgtaCATgaatattagagcatccgcaatggtaggctagccgaaccattggagtagGCTAGCGGGAAATCGGCCAAAAtttcggcgtgggctagccgatcgcgttgcgctggccgatgcgctagccgatgcgctggccgccattgtggcgtgccgatcggccagcgatcggccagcgctattttttaatttttttaattttgtttttttgaaaaaatatataatgtattttttaaatgtttttttatgaattttttttaattatgtaatttttaaataggcacacagcgagacccccgttcggctagcggcaaactataatgGATTCAAAGCATACTAACATttgttaatgtattttttaataaattagtgaggagtagagtggggcggtggctcgtgtgtggaagcccggattttattttattatgtaattttttttatttttggttaatgtactttttttatttaaataaaattaacgaattttttcatatatgtgtcgtaaatttaattccgtaaatgtagtatattttgaattatttttattgcggctggcctatggctagcctatgggtggcctaaatctgatgtggcaggtggtttttttagtattactgacgtggcaggggagagaatggctggcctatggctggcctaccgaccattgcggatgctcttagcaTTCATAGTGCACCGATTCCAAGAGGATTCACATATAGTTGGTTGGCATATAAATCGGAGTACATGACGTAAAAACATATTACTAAAACCTTTTTGCATCCACgtcattttttaaactttctctctccaattaagatgacatatttcctattttaaaaaatttttctCTCCAAATAATACACCCAGCAactttctcactcctattaaaatatccatctttctttctctctctattttaatacttacacccattctttttctctccaattaaacattttaaccaataactcttaaaatctcgtgccgactaaggaatgtgtcattttagccgggacgaagggaatagTATATGAGATATAGTTATACATCACTAACCAAACTATTTTGTTAGCTCAGTTGTCTGGATGGCTGTCATGTAACCATATGGTTACAGGTTTGATTCATCTTGCTTGCATATCTCGACTTGCTTATTTCTAATTCTTGTTCCtttgtaaatttttatcttttttttttaatttgtattttcctAGTTCtcataactaatttaatttattaatgttgTTTTTGATTTTCTCATAGATCattaactaataattaattaattaatagtattatttttcattttcttaaacaataagttttgtttatttttcattatttgtgtaaatgttactattataagatcataaattaataatcattaatttattaatttttctctttaattatttcaacGTCAACATTTCATCGTATGTGTATTTAATTTAGGGTGCTCAGTCAAACTGTTCATCTTTCTCATTCATCTCCCTCGCAGGTTCGTAATATGTCGGGTTGCTTCTAGAATCGTTGACactaaaaatatgcaattatcGTTAATAGTAATTTGGACCCCCAGTATAAAAATCCCGCGTCCGCCACTgatgtgtgcaatgtgtgtttACATGCAAAATGTGTGAAGGTACTCAATTTATAagtaaatatttggaatttcaattatataggagtactattttttatatgaaattcaaattatgaaattgagaaaaaatggaatggtaattcaattttaaatcttttttttttttcggtaCCAAACATTGTGGTTATGGAATAGAAGATTCCAATTCCACAGACCCAAGTCTGTAATACCGAACAGCGGAGCTTGTAcggattttgttttatttctttgtaATTTCAATTCTATAATTGTGTTCGCATATATTCCTTCTACATTTGAGTAGTATTATACCTAACAAGTTAATGTATCCGGTTACAACAATTATTATCCATATATTTATCATtgaatttattctattattcttGCAAAACTAAAGcatgaaaaaagaataaaaaaaacaattccaAGTTGTACAAAGTCATGTCTTTATTAgctattttttctataatttttttctatacaGTTTAGAAAACCAAAataggaagaaaataaaaatccgATACTAGAATGTCGCCAACATTCTATGTacaaaaatgtataaatacaCCTCTATAGACGTTAGAGTtatcccccaaaatttgcgaCGTTGTCAGTTGCAAAAAGCTTTGAATTCACTGCAACTGCCAAGTCGAGCCATATCCGGCTAATGGCTGTCTTCTTTCACGGCTGCCTTGTTAGCTCTAGTACGCTTGAAATCTTCCATGCCACGGTATTCCTCTCTCAGCAGCCTATCCAATTCAGGGTGTTTCTTCACTGCCTCTTTCTCATCCCGTGCCTCCCGGAAATGATGAAATGCCCTGCCAAGTCGAACTGAGATTGTGAACACGTCTAAGTGACTGTGAACAAAGATTGTGAAGATGTAGCAATTACCAATACTTCTCCAGGCCATACAGGTTCcctttttcataaaattggaGTGTCAGCTGCTCAAAGTCATCATACAGATCCCCTTTGAATTCCTTCTCCAATCCATaactgaaaaacaaaaaattgaggGCTAGAGAATCCCGTCTAGGAAAGACTGAAAGACGGCTGTTTGTAAGAGAGAAAACGAAGAGTACAACTCATGTACCTATAGAACCGGAATAGGCATTCTGTTCCATAATTGTAACCAGCAGCAGCATCTTCTAGAGCCAGCTTACGGAACTCGTTGTACATGGAAGGGGCAAACATGTTCCTTAAGAATAAACACCAAAACTTGTACAATGTGTTCATCTCCTGCAAGTAAACAGGCGTGAAATGCATCAGCCTCAGCAAATTAAGGTTACCACATTCCAAGACCCCGCGCAGTCCAGTCCGATTAGTTGTTATTTAATGGCAAGTGtatgaaataaaatcacaagGAGGAAACATCCATTACATCCAAGACCTAAATTCCAACGAAAATATATCTTGGAGGAGTTCAAAGAGAAATTCATCTATAGTTTCCAAGATACCTCACTGCGACCAGTGCCCATTTTCTTTCGTTCACTGAGGCAGCGTTTTTTATACTTGTTGTAcctgaagaaagaaaaacataccAGCTATATGATAGGGGCACAATCAATGAGTCCTTTGGCTAAACATGCATGCTAGCAACTATAGCATAAAATTCCTTAAAATTGTAGTATCTTCTTACAACTGCTGTTTGAAACCATTTTCCTCCAGAAGTTTATGGCTTGCATGCTGAAATGGTGGAAATGACTTTGGTACTGAACCAACCGGAGGACTACTTCCTGAATGGCTTAACCTGAAAATTAATGGGTTTCATCAAACCAGAGAAAAACCTATAATAAGTCTTAATGAAATTTAGATGCTTCACATCTGGTCTGCGCAGATTATTCATTATTTCTTGTGTTTAATAGTAAAATTGTGTGATACTCACCCATAACTATCTGGGGGTGTAGAACCAAAGAAAAAACCAACTGCATCACTAGGTGGACTTCCAGATAACGCTCCCAAGGAGTTCCAGCCACTTACATGGCCTTTAAGATTTCCGTAAAACAATCGCTGGTGTTGCTTCAAGttacttttattttgctttttatGTGAGTTGGATGTGGTAGCACCGTGAGCAGAATTTCTGGAGCTGTCATCCCTGTCTTCACCAATTGGCTTATTATGTCTACGATGTGACCTTTTTAAGCTCAGTTCCTGCAAATGGAGttatattaagaaattgttttcCATCAAATAGGATGTGGAAACAAATACGGGAACCTGCTCATAACAGTAAAGGCCATCATTTATCTTGGAAGCATCCTCACTGGATAAGAGCTTTGATTCTTCCCCGGCTCTCCTTTGACTATTCTGCATCACAGAACCTAGTGTCACAAACTTAAAGAATTCAACTGATAATGTCATTCAGTTACAACtttgtagtaatttattaGGAGCAAAGCATGTCTTTGAATGGACACCTAAAACATCTAGCATAGGCTCCTTCACCTAACAAAATACAGTTGATAATAAAGAGAAACCGAATGTTTCAAAGACATGCTTAGTGTAATTAGATGTGGGTTATAATCAATATCTGTTCAACCAAATGAGGAGAATGAAGGaaataaatagaagaaatatAGAGCTCTAAATAAGCATTTTCCCAGTTCAACCATGTTATTAAGAGGTAATAATATACTGCGAAAACAAAAGATGATTTCATATAATGCAAATCTATTTTACCCTATCACTGAACCTCAAATAAATACGGAGTAGCAGACATAACCTAATTGAGAAAATATCAGTAGAGCAATAAGCattctaaattaatattactccgcattaaatagtagtaataggCTAGCAGAAAGTCTCAAACAAGCTTGGCAATGAGTCATGGCCTCACTTGAGTGACAATTACAAGCCTCTCGACAGCTTGATCATTAATACTGATTtcctcatcttcatcatcaatcCTGCATACAcccaaaaattaaatgcacAGAGCACCTATCATGAAGCTTTCACGCAACAGGGACTAGGAAAAAACACAAGCAATTCAAAAGGCAGTAGAATTCCAGAAGGATGTACCcagagaaaatgaaaacaaaacaataaccAGTAATTAAAAGGCATTCACTATGCTCGTGATGGAAAAAGGTAACAGTAAGATAAACTAGATGTGACATATCAAAGTTATATCCAAAGCTTGTGGAAAGATTTAACAATGAAGCCTGAACAAGTGATGTTCAACCAATTATCACAAAATTACATCATGTGGATCTGTAGTTGAGAAAACTTTTCCAGTGATCACCCAATTATTGCACATGAAGCAATACTTCGTGCATGGTTTGTAGCTTCTCAGTTGCTGATATTGTCCATAATATCACAGATCAACTGCTTGCATAACTATTAcctgtttataatttatagttGCAGAAGCTGTATTATTAAGTAACGTAGAAACAGAAACTCTGTAACTACTAGAAAGGAggcttattttaaatatataactaCTGGTGCATGGACAGAATTGACACAAACAACTTGAAATTTATGTATAACACCTCTACTTGGAAGTTGAGAAAGGACATAGCCAAAACGTATTAAGTGGATCCAAGGGAgacaagaaaatatagtaACTTGTATTTCATTAAAAGGAATCAACAAAACCCATAGACCTTCAATGCCAAGGAGAATTAAATCATTTACCGAAGAAGGTACAGGAATGTCTGTGCATATCAGTCATCAGAAATCAACGTTTAGATATAGTGAAAGAACACATGTCATGAGAAATTTGGTATGGAACAATATATGTTTGCATAACCAAAATTGCTGACTATCATCCATGTCTTTTACAACGATGAGGCTGCATACTAGATTCATTGTACATGCTACATACTAGATCCTTTGTACATTTCTGCAGCAAATATAATCGACCAATACTTTCCTGTCCATAACAAACACATGCATTTTCTGTTTGAACAACTTTACATGTAACAAAGAAGCGAAAATGCACCCACTTATGcattttccatttaaaaatttttacaTGTAACAAAGAAACGAATAGGCGCATCCAACAATTTTAAGATACATATAAATCAAGCAGGAAGAAATCCTATACTACCTTCCAGCAGTAGACGGATGGTCACGTCCTGTTATTTTCTGCTCCAATTCCAGCTCTTCATCAAGCATAAATGTGCTTGAAAATTCATCAGATGACTCACCAAAGTTCTTCAATTTCGGTTTCGAAAGATCCTGCATTTTATTGCTTTTGCCATTTTCTAATAAGACCGACTTCACAGAATCAGCTCCTACAGAATTTTCTTGGAAATTTGATCCATCGCTAAGTACACTAGTATTGTTTTTAGAGCTGGGTTGAGAGCCCTGCTCTAATcttaaattactttttccaGAAGCAACTCTTTGTTCTTCACCATCCTTGCAATGTTCTGTAGAACTTTTAATGGAGCTTCCCAAAGCATCAGAAGCCAATGGCAGAGATCCCAATGAGCTTTCAGCTGGAGGAAGCAACCCAGATGTTCCACCAGGACCGTCTCTTTTATTCTCATTCTGATCATTAATATTCACAGAATTTCCAACTAGGGATGTAGAGTTAGCATTCACAGATTTCGGAATCCACTTAGACCACTCATTGCGTCTCCTCACCTTCTCACCCTGCAGAGATTGAGATCAAACATGCAACAAAGGGTTCAGAAGAAAGGAAGTGAAAATGCTTTCTGTACAATCACCAGAGACGAAAAGACATAAGTGAAAAGTGCCAAGGAGAGGAAATTTATCGAACCTGCACTTCAATGGTCTGTGAAGTTTTCAATGCATCGATAATAAATGGGATATCTTCACTCATTCGTTTAACCTGAAACTCAAAATGACAGGAAAGCTCTTAGTAGCAAAGACTCCAACAGAAACAACTCATCTAGGAGAAGTAAATCAAGTGTAAGAGACAATGGATTTGcagagaaaagagaaaaagctTTTACTCCCTCAGTTCTTTTGTGGGTAGGGGGGATGGGAGGATTTATCCAAAGATAATGAGTTCAAATATTCTCAGATACCTTAAGAAAAAACTGTCATAACATTATGCAGTGTTACCATGCTCAGAGActgaataacaaaaaaatcatcactTTACCCTGTTAAATTTTGCAATGCTTGATACCGGGACCCAGCCATGGTTGTCCATCAAGGAGATCAAGTAGACATCATCACTCCCCAGATTCTCATCACTGCCAAAGTATATTAATGTTAAGTGCAGAGTTATCAGGATAAGTTCTCTCTGTATTTTCTTGCTAGTTTTACCAATCTCAAAGCATGGCCAAATAAAGTTAGTAGCATGTTTCTTGAAATACCATTCAAAACTAAAGAACACTATGAAATTTTTCCCAAACTTAAGCATATGAAAGAGTAATTCAAAGTGCATGGACATCAACTTTAATAAATGCAGCTGATACAAAACAATAGGCTTGAAGACGTGTTTTGGTTCTTATGGGACTAGTTCCAACCCTCCTGCAGCGTAGGCTGAATTTCAGAGGCATGAGATCTGTTTAAATAATTCACCTGAAATAATACTCAATTTGCTTAACAATGCTGGTCCTCAGTGCTTCCAGTGGCGTGGGTGATATGGGAACTCCAGGGCTCAATGGATATGGAACAAAAGATGGCGGATAAGGAACCCTAACAGAGCCAGGGGGGGCAGCAGGATAGAAGAAAGGTCCTGATGGACCTGTTGATAGAAAACTTTGTTAGATAACTGTTCTAATATAAGAATAGAAGAACAAAGTGGGGAGAAGGatagaaagaataaaactGAAACGGAGAATATAAGATGTCGATTTAATAAAACGATAAGTCAAAAATACATACACAACACAGAACATATACCTGGATAGTTTGGCCCGTCAACAATGCCTGCAGGCCCAAAAAATGGAGGCCTAATCAAAGGTCTTGGCCCCACATTTTGTTGCATATAGAAATTGTGAGAGGCAGGCCATTGACTGTTGTAGGATGGATTCCTTGGTCCATGTTGCTCATTTGTAATACGCCTTCTTCCACCAGAACCAGAATCATGGCCACTCGAATCTGCATGCAATGAAGGTTGAAAATTTCCATTCATTGGTGGAACATAGGCTTTTGCTGGATCAGTACCGGACTTCAGCATTTGAGCATCAGCCCTTGGAAAAGGTCTGGCTGGAAA
The genomic region above belongs to Salvia hispanica cultivar TCC Black 2014 chromosome 3, UniMelb_Shisp_WGS_1.0, whole genome shotgun sequence and contains:
- the LOC125213658 gene encoding la-related protein 1A-like isoform X3, coding for MGDNGGSDAGDRPENQTDAVSGAPPRSPWKTSAAASPVAGADWPALSDAQQRSRSSALNPSNSPPPPTEAGSDGRADPQTSSAPPVTVEPQKFHGRGNFKSPRRPYATHHNKNGPKHGPNNIPPFSGPSPYGPYPPPPMTPHFHGMVPISPTPVPGSNYQFPARPFPRADAQMLKSGTDPAKAYVPPMNGNFQPSLHADSSGHDSGSGGRRRITNEQHGPRNPSYNSQWPASHNFYMQQNVGPRPLIRPPFFGPAGIVDGPNYPGPSGPFFYPAAPPGSVRVPYPPSFVPYPLSPGVPISPTPLEALRTSIVKQIEYYFSDENLGSDDVYLISLMDNHGWVPVSSIAKFNRVKRMSEDIPFIIDALKTSQTIEVQGEKVRRRNEWSKWIPKSVNANSTSLVGNSVNINDQNENKRDGPGGTSGLLPPAESSLGSLPLASDALGSSIKSSTEHCKDGEEQRVASGKSNLRLEQGSQPSSKNNTSVLSDGSNFQENSVGADSVKSVLLENGKSNKMQDLSKPKLKNFGESSDEFSSTFMLDEELELEQKITGRDHPSTAGRIDDEDEEISINDQAVERLVIVTQNSQRRAGEESKLLSSEDASKINDGLYCYEQELSLKRSHRRHNKPIGEDRDDSSRNSAHGATTSNSHKKQNKSNLKQHQRLFYGNLKGHVSGWNSLGALSGSPPSDAVGFFFGSTPPDSYGLSHSGSSPPVGSVPKSFPPFQHASHKLLEENGFKQQLYNKYKKRCLSERKKMGTGRSEEMNTLYKFWCLFLRNMFAPSMYNEFRKLALEDAAAGYNYGTECLFRFYSYGLEKEFKGDLYDDFEQLTLQFYEKGNLYGLEKYCSTWQGISSFPGGTG